From Rissa tridactyla isolate bRisTri1 chromosome 7, bRisTri1.patW.cur.20221130, whole genome shotgun sequence, a single genomic window includes:
- the ACKR3 gene encoding atypical chemokine receptor 3: protein MSALDLTSILDFLETANLTEINWTCNNGDCITVDATTCPGTLNKSALLYTLSFFYIFIFVIGLVANSVVVWVNLQAKMTGYETHLYIFNLAIADLCVVITLPVWVVSLVQHNQWHMGEITCKITHLIFSINLYGSIFFLACMSVDRYLSVAYFTNSSNRKKKIIRRCICILVWLLAFSASLPDTYYLKTVSSNNETYCRPVYPEESFKEWLIGMELISVVLGFLIPFPIIALFYFLLAKTISSSSDQERKSNGKIIFSYVVVFLVCWLPYHVAVLLDIFYSLHFIPFSCQMENFLYATLHITQCFSLVHCCVNPILYSFINRNYRYELMKAFIFKYSAKTGLTKLIDASRVSEAEYSALEQNAK, encoded by the coding sequence ATGAGCGCACTTGATTTGACTTCTATCCTCGATTTTCTGGAAACAGCCAACTTGACGGAAATCAACTGGACGTGTAACAACGGTGACTGTATCACAGTTGATGCGACAACATGCCCTGGCACACTCAACAAGAGCGCCCTTCTATACACCCTGTCCTTCTTCTACATTTTCATCTTTGTCATAGGGCTGGTGGCCAACTCGGTTGTGGTGTGGGTCAACCTCCAAGCCAAAATGACTGGCTATGAAACCCACCTCTACATCTTTAATTTGGCTATCGCTGATCTGTGTGTCGTTATCACCCTTCCAGTGTGGGTTGTCTCCCTTGTCCAGCATAACCAGTGGCACATGGGAGAAATCACGTGCAAGATAACTCACCTTATATTTTCCATCAACTTGTACGGCAGCATCTTCTTCCTGGCATGCATGAGTGTGGACCGCTACCTCTCAGTTGCCTATTTCACCAATTCCAGCAATCGCAAGAAGAAGATAATCCGTCGCTGCATCTGCATCTTAGTGTGGCTTCTTGCCTTCTCTGCATCTCTCCCAGACACGTATTATCTCAAGACGGTCTCTTCCAACAACGAAACCTATTGCCGCCCTGTCTATCCGGAGGAGAGCTTCAAAGAGTGGTTGATCGGCATGGAGCTCATCTCTGTCGTGCTGGGCTTTCTTATCCCTTTTCCAATCATCGCcctcttttatttcctccttgcGAAGACCATCTCCTCCTCCAGTGACCAAGAGAGGAAAAGCAACGGGAAGATCATTTTCTCCTACGTTGTCGTGTTTCTCGTCTGCTGGCTACCCTACCATGTAGCTGTCCTGCTTGACATCTTCTATAGCCTTCATTTCATACCTTTCAGTTGTCAGATGGAGAACTTCTTATATGCCACTCTTCACATCACTCAGTGTTTCTCTCTAGTCCATTGCTGCGTCAACCCCATCCTGTACAGCTTCATTAACCGCAACTACAGATACGAGCTCATGAAGGCCTTTATTTTCAAGTACTCTGCCAAAACTGGTCTCACTAAACTTATTGATGCTTCCAGAGTGTCAGAAGCAGAATACTCTGCTCTGGAGCAAAATGCCAAATGA